A section of the Roseivirga sp. BDSF3-8 genome encodes:
- a CDS encoding efflux RND transporter permease subunit has protein sequence MASLSSISVNRPVLAIVMSIVIIIFGIIGFSFLGVREYPSVDPPIITVSTSYTGANAEVIESQITERLEESINGIAGIKSLTSVSREGRSTITVEFELGEDLEAAANDVRDKVSRARRELPEDADPPIVSKADADSQPIVFLNVKSNRRNLLELSDLAENVFKERFQTISGVSEVRIWGERRYSMRLWMDPEKMAAYGLTPLDVRNAVDSENVELPSGRVEGLNTELTVRTQGRLAEPEEFNNLIIKEDNNNIVKFSDIGYAELGPENFRTILKRDGVPMVGVVLVPQPGSNSIDIVDEFYKRLEDIKKDIPEDIELGIGFDTTEYIRESISEVQQTIAVAFILVFAVIFIFLRDWRTTIIPVITIPIALIGTFFIMYAADFSINVLTLLGLVLAIGLVVDDTIVVLENIYTKIEEGMQPRKAAFEGAEEIFFAVISTTVALAAVFLPVIFLQGLTGRLFREFGVVVAGAVIISSFVALSLTPMLCSRILKKRERHNVFYRRTEKYFKGLNERYNRSLEAFMAKRWLAFVVMGVSIGVMALLFVTLDSELAPLEDRNGFRIMASGPEGTTFDFMDRYVDEVINRIDNDIPEAKAVISVTSPGFGASSSVNSAFWRVMLIPAEERDRSQQQIVDAFTPVIGSMTAARAYVSQEQSIGNRRGGLPVQYVLQAPDIDRLKKVLPQFMEEVRANPAFTFADLDLKFNKPELEIKIDREKARKMGVSVRDIASTLSLGLSGQRFGYFIMNGKQYQVIGQMLDRNRNEPLDLKSIYVKNNRGELIQMDNLVYMEEQSAPPQLYRFNRFTSATVSAQTAAGVTIGEGIAIMDEIAANLLDESFSTSLDGPSAEFQESSNSLYFAFGFALILIYLVLSAQFESFRDPFVIMFTVPLAMAGALLTLWYFNETLNIFSQIGIIMLIGLVTKNGILIVEFASQRKAEGMSKKEAIIGAAEARFRPILMTSLSTILGILPIALALGAGSESRVSMGIAVIGGLIFATVLTLYVIPAIYTYFSSSEKRVART, from the coding sequence ATGGCCTCATTATCATCCATAAGTGTAAATCGTCCGGTATTGGCTATAGTGATGTCCATCGTGATCATCATTTTCGGAATTATCGGGTTCTCCTTTCTGGGGGTACGTGAGTACCCCAGTGTTGACCCGCCCATCATTACCGTAAGTACCTCTTATACTGGTGCAAATGCAGAAGTAATTGAGAGCCAGATCACCGAGCGGCTGGAAGAAAGCATCAATGGCATTGCCGGTATTAAGAGCCTTACCAGTGTAAGCCGCGAAGGACGTAGCACCATTACCGTAGAGTTCGAGTTGGGTGAAGACCTCGAAGCAGCAGCTAATGACGTGCGTGATAAGGTGTCCAGAGCCAGGCGTGAACTTCCCGAGGACGCAGACCCTCCTATTGTGTCAAAAGCAGATGCCGATAGTCAGCCCATCGTATTTCTAAATGTGAAAAGTAACCGGCGGAATCTGCTGGAACTATCAGACCTGGCAGAGAACGTCTTTAAGGAGAGATTTCAAACCATATCCGGGGTATCCGAGGTGCGAATCTGGGGAGAACGTCGCTACTCCATGCGCCTTTGGATGGATCCTGAAAAAATGGCCGCTTACGGCCTTACCCCCCTGGATGTTCGAAACGCCGTGGACAGTGAAAATGTGGAGCTACCCAGCGGCAGGGTAGAGGGGCTAAATACCGAGCTTACCGTTCGTACCCAAGGTAGGCTTGCTGAGCCTGAAGAGTTCAACAACCTTATTATTAAAGAGGATAATAATAACATTGTAAAGTTCAGCGATATAGGCTATGCCGAGCTCGGGCCGGAAAACTTCCGTACCATTTTAAAGCGTGACGGTGTACCAATGGTAGGCGTGGTCCTCGTACCTCAACCCGGCTCCAACAGCATCGATATTGTCGATGAGTTTTATAAAAGACTTGAAGATATTAAGAAGGATATTCCTGAGGACATAGAGCTGGGTATCGGGTTTGATACTACAGAGTATATCCGCGAGTCCATTTCAGAGGTGCAGCAAACTATTGCCGTCGCCTTTATCCTCGTGTTTGCCGTTATATTCATCTTCCTGCGCGACTGGCGTACCACCATTATTCCGGTTATAACCATCCCTATTGCCTTAATCGGTACCTTCTTCATTATGTATGCCGCCGACTTCTCCATAAATGTACTTACCCTACTCGGCCTGGTGCTGGCCATTGGCCTTGTGGTAGATGATACCATCGTGGTGCTGGAGAATATCTATACAAAAATTGAAGAAGGAATGCAGCCCCGCAAAGCAGCCTTTGAAGGAGCCGAAGAGATATTTTTTGCTGTTATATCCACTACTGTGGCCCTCGCTGCTGTGTTTTTGCCTGTTATCTTCCTTCAGGGATTGACCGGCAGGCTCTTCAGAGAGTTCGGTGTTGTCGTGGCCGGGGCTGTAATCATTTCCAGTTTTGTGGCCCTTTCACTTACCCCCATGTTATGTAGCCGGATCCTTAAAAAGCGCGAGCGGCATAACGTGTTTTATCGCAGAACTGAAAAGTACTTTAAAGGACTTAATGAACGCTATAACCGCTCATTGGAAGCGTTTATGGCGAAGCGGTGGCTGGCTTTTGTCGTGATGGGAGTATCCATAGGTGTTATGGCCTTACTCTTTGTTACCCTCGATAGTGAACTCGCTCCCTTGGAGGACCGTAATGGCTTTCGGATAATGGCTAGCGGGCCGGAAGGCACTACCTTTGATTTCATGGACCGCTATGTGGATGAGGTCATCAACAGAATTGATAATGATATTCCGGAAGCCAAAGCAGTCATCTCAGTAACATCCCCCGGTTTCGGAGCTAGTAGCTCAGTGAACTCTGCCTTTTGGCGTGTAATGTTGATCCCTGCTGAGGAAAGAGATCGATCACAGCAACAAATAGTAGACGCCTTTACCCCCGTTATCGGCTCCATGACAGCTGCCCGTGCCTATGTCTCACAAGAGCAGTCTATAGGTAACCGGCGAGGAGGCCTGCCTGTACAATATGTACTGCAGGCTCCGGATATAGACAGGCTTAAAAAAGTCCTGCCCCAGTTTATGGAAGAAGTAAGAGCCAATCCTGCCTTTACGTTTGCAGACCTGGATCTTAAATTCAATAAGCCGGAGTTGGAAATAAAGATAGATCGGGAAAAAGCCCGCAAGATGGGTGTGAGTGTGCGCGACATTGCCAGTACGCTCTCACTTGGCTTGAGCGGTCAGCGCTTTGGCTATTTTATAATGAACGGTAAGCAGTATCAGGTTATTGGACAGATGCTGGACCGTAACCGGAATGAGCCCCTTGACCTTAAATCTATTTATGTCAAAAATAACAGAGGTGAACTGATACAAATGGATAATCTGGTATATATGGAAGAGCAGAGTGCCCCCCCTCAGCTATACAGGTTTAACCGTTTCACTTCTGCCACCGTCTCCGCTCAGACTGCCGCAGGTGTTACCATTGGGGAAGGAATAGCTATTATGGACGAGATTGCGGCAAACCTGCTGGATGAGAGCTTCTCCACTTCACTGGACGGACCCTCAGCCGAGTTTCAGGAGAGCAGTAATAGCCTCTATTTTGCCTTTGGCTTCGCACTTATACTTATATACCTCGTACTTTCCGCCCAGTTCGAGAGTTTTCGTGATCCTTTCGTGATCATGTTTACCGTGCCTCTGGCCATGGCAGGAGCTCTATTGACGCTATGGTATTTCAATGAGACACTAAACATCTTCAGCCAGATTGGTATCATCATGCTGATAGGTCTGGTTACTAAGAATGGTATTCTGATCGTGGAATTTGCCAGCCAGCGAAAGGCAGAAGGTATGAGCAAGAAGGAGGCCATTATCGGAGCTGCAGAGGCCAGGTTCAGGCCAATTCTCATGACGAGTCTTTCTACCATCCTCGGCATTCTCCCCATTGCGCTGGCTTTGGGCGCAGGCTCCGAGAGCCGTGTTTCCATGGGCATCGCGGTTATTGGAGGACTCATTTTCGCTACTGTACTTACTTTATATGTTATTCCTGCCATCTACACCTACTTTTCCAGCAGCGAAAAGAGAGTGGCAAGGACCTAA
- a CDS encoding efflux RND transporter periplasmic adaptor subunit yields MSKAVKSTLTVLIILVVLFLIAWPKLDFLHGEDKAQEPSGNSSMKAEQIPVNVVVVEEQTANQNIRITGTIQANESVELRSEVSGKVTRIYFDEGQPVNRGQMLVTINDEELRAQMEKLKYTQQLYNETEQRQKKLLEREAISQEEYDIALTELKTATADIKLLQAQIAKSQLRAPFSGIIGLRFISDGSYITPSDPIATLYNLNPAKIEFSIPGKYAEKVQEGDSIRFNVESMEGTFKGQVYAIEPRIDPSTRTVLVRAKSDNTDKRLLPGQFARIELTLGRTENALMVPSQAVIPELDGHKVFVVKEGKAQAKKVTLGTRTELAVEVTEGLAPKDSVITTGILQIREGSEVDPFIEAAD; encoded by the coding sequence ATGAGTAAAGCAGTAAAAAGCACCCTGACCGTTCTAATTATTCTGGTCGTTTTATTTTTGATCGCATGGCCCAAGCTTGATTTCCTTCATGGAGAAGACAAGGCACAAGAGCCTTCCGGAAACAGCAGTATGAAGGCCGAACAGATTCCGGTCAATGTGGTCGTGGTAGAAGAACAAACCGCCAATCAGAATATCCGCATTACCGGCACTATTCAGGCCAATGAGTCAGTAGAATTACGCAGTGAAGTTAGTGGCAAGGTAACCAGGATATATTTTGATGAAGGGCAGCCTGTGAATCGTGGTCAAATGCTGGTTACAATCAACGACGAAGAGCTAAGAGCTCAGATGGAGAAGCTCAAATACACCCAGCAACTTTATAATGAAACTGAGCAGCGACAAAAGAAACTTCTCGAGAGAGAAGCCATCAGTCAGGAAGAATACGACATCGCCCTCACCGAATTAAAAACAGCTACCGCAGATATTAAGCTTCTGCAGGCTCAGATAGCCAAAAGCCAGTTGAGAGCACCATTCTCCGGTATAATTGGCCTCAGGTTTATAAGTGATGGTAGTTACATAACCCCTAGTGATCCTATTGCTACACTTTACAATCTTAATCCTGCCAAGATAGAATTCAGTATTCCCGGCAAGTATGCCGAAAAGGTGCAGGAGGGAGATAGTATCCGTTTTAATGTAGAGTCAATGGAAGGAACCTTTAAAGGTCAGGTCTATGCCATAGAGCCACGCATCGACCCTTCCACACGCACAGTACTGGTTAGAGCAAAGAGCGATAATACAGATAAGCGCCTGCTACCAGGTCAGTTTGCAAGAATAGAACTTACGCTCGGCCGCACAGAGAATGCACTTATGGTACCTTCCCAGGCCGTGATTCCAGAACTGGACGGCCACAAAGTATTTGTGGTGAAAGAAGGAAAAGCACAGGCTAAAAAGGTGACATTGGGCACCCGTACAGAACTGGCTGTTGAAGTTACCGAGGGGCTTGCGCCAAAAGACTCGGTAATCACCACCGGAATTCTTCAGATTCGTGAAGGCTCCGAAGTAGATCCATTCATAGAAGCAGCAGATTAA
- a CDS encoding alpha/beta fold hydrolase encodes MLYHKVYNKNEAADWVVFVHGAGGSSSIWYKQVREYRKEFNVLLVDLRGHGRSQNLMEEYFKDPYSFDVISQDVLQVLDYLQIEKAHFVGISLGTIIIRNIGEIAPERVASLIMGGAIARLNFRSRFFVSLGNLFKKVVPFMWLYRFFAWIIMPKQNHKESRSLFIREAQRVARKEFLRWFRLTGELTPLLRIFHENELKAPILYIMGSEDHMFLGPVKELVKNQKNSALRVIQDCGHVVNVECPDIFNEASMAFIGQNDSNNTQWA; translated from the coding sequence ATGCTATATCACAAAGTATATAATAAGAACGAGGCCGCCGATTGGGTCGTGTTTGTACACGGCGCAGGGGGGAGCAGTTCCATTTGGTATAAGCAGGTAAGAGAATACAGAAAGGAATTTAATGTACTGCTTGTTGATCTCAGGGGCCACGGACGCTCCCAGAACCTGATGGAGGAGTACTTTAAGGACCCCTACAGCTTTGATGTTATCAGCCAGGATGTACTCCAGGTGCTTGATTATTTACAAATAGAAAAAGCCCACTTTGTTGGCATCTCACTCGGCACCATTATCATCCGTAATATAGGGGAGATAGCACCGGAACGGGTGGCATCCCTTATCATGGGCGGGGCCATTGCAAGGCTCAATTTCAGAAGCCGCTTTTTCGTGTCTCTTGGTAACCTCTTTAAGAAGGTAGTGCCCTTCATGTGGCTCTATCGGTTTTTTGCATGGATTATCATGCCTAAACAGAATCATAAAGAGTCGCGAAGCCTGTTCATTCGCGAGGCACAGCGCGTAGCCCGCAAAGAATTTTTGAGGTGGTTCAGGCTCACTGGTGAACTGACCCCATTGCTACGGATTTTCCATGAAAATGAACTTAAAGCCCCTATTCTCTACATCATGGGGAGTGAGGATCATATGTTTTTAGGTCCCGTTAAAGAGTTGGTGAAAAATCAGAAAAACTCCGCATTGAGAGTTATTCAGGATTGTGGACATGTTGTCAATGTAGAGTGTCCGGATATTTTCAATGAAGCCTCTATGGCATTTATCGGGCAGAACGACTCCAATAATACCCAATGGGCATGA
- a CDS encoding carboxypeptidase regulatory-like domain-containing protein, with translation MRQKRLLINFFLTAMFVLVGQLAIGQGVTTGTITGVVHDASGEGLPGANVVAVHQPSGTTYGASTRLDGRFTLPNVRVGGPYKITATFVGFEDQVINNINVAVGQNLSLDINMDETATELAEVEVYGERDNILNSERTGAETKVSEEDLTNLPTISRDLNDFARLTPQASTTGSGISVAGINNRFNSIYIDGAVNNDVFGLAASGTNGGQTGISPISLDAVEELSVVVAPYDVRLGGFAGGGLNAVTRAGTNEFEGSAYYFFRNQDFTGKTPGELLEDGEEGEKIADFTSKIYGFRVGGPVIKDKLFFFVNGEIERREQPNPFSLDRYNGNATRAELDNLRSFLINNYNYDPGTYESNVEETNSDKILARLDWNINQNNKLKLRHSYTYGENYSPSNSSNSSINFANSGVFFPSTTNSTALELNSTFGNFSNNLILGYTTVRDDRDPIGGDFPNIFFDDENVTIGSEPFSTGNQLDQDIFTITDNFTWYKGNHTVTVGTHNEFYSIYNLFIRRAYGNYTYFSIDEFLAGVSPTEYRRQYSLLDDVPGDGSAAGAEFNAFQLGFYVQDEFYATDRLKLTGGLRMDIPVFSDEPVVDENFNNNVLPELAQYYDLNGAQAGQLPSSKVMFSPRLGFNWDVNGDRSTQVRGGLGVFTSRLPFVWLGGAFTNSGVILGEVRERGDFNGGRRDPISFPNGDPVAFRPDVNNQYTNGDFGGSDVAGGQIDLFAEDFKLPQVFRASVAVDQQLPGGIIGTLEFLYTKTINNVNYTNINKLPPTELMNGEDDRPVYGGSITGEYEDVLLATNTNRGYTYNLTAQLQKNFESGLSLNTSYTFGRAMALNDGTSSQNSSQWRYMENVNGRNRLDLSYSDFDLGHRVIAAASYSKEYLNNFRSTISMFYNGQSGQRYSYIYEGNVNGEDFSSADLIYVPSSLEDSRLVDILDSDDNVVVTAEEQWQALNKFIDGDDYLSSRRGQYAERNGSRLPFTNILDLRFLQDFYIELPNGKRNTLQFSVDIFNFTNLLNKDWGTRYFTSNDNFELIRVVNDGEDAEFNYIYDGDLDIKNVSDNGSSAYGSRWQMQLGLRYIFN, from the coding sequence ATGAGACAAAAACGTTTACTAATTAATTTCTTCCTGACAGCGATGTTCGTCCTCGTAGGACAACTTGCAATTGGACAGGGAGTCACAACCGGTACAATCACTGGGGTTGTACACGATGCTTCTGGTGAAGGACTTCCCGGTGCAAACGTTGTGGCTGTACACCAACCTTCAGGTACAACCTATGGAGCATCTACCCGTCTGGACGGACGCTTCACTCTTCCTAACGTACGTGTAGGTGGCCCTTACAAAATCACAGCAACCTTTGTTGGCTTTGAGGACCAGGTAATTAACAACATCAACGTTGCGGTTGGACAGAACCTTTCGCTGGATATCAATATGGATGAGACTGCTACTGAGCTGGCAGAAGTTGAAGTTTATGGTGAGCGTGATAATATCCTTAACAGTGAGCGCACCGGAGCTGAGACGAAAGTAAGTGAAGAGGATCTTACCAACCTTCCTACTATCTCAAGGGACCTGAATGATTTTGCCCGTCTTACGCCACAGGCCAGCACAACGGGTAGTGGTATTTCTGTGGCTGGTATCAACAACCGCTTCAACTCTATATATATTGACGGTGCGGTAAACAATGACGTATTCGGTCTTGCTGCTTCCGGTACTAACGGCGGTCAGACTGGTATTTCTCCTATCTCACTTGATGCTGTTGAAGAACTTTCTGTAGTTGTAGCCCCTTACGATGTTCGTCTTGGTGGTTTTGCCGGTGGTGGTCTTAACGCCGTTACCCGTGCAGGTACTAACGAATTCGAAGGTTCTGCTTATTACTTCTTCAGAAACCAGGACTTTACCGGTAAAACTCCCGGTGAACTGCTTGAAGATGGTGAAGAAGGTGAGAAAATCGCTGATTTCACTTCAAAAATTTACGGTTTCAGAGTAGGTGGTCCAGTTATTAAGGACAAGCTTTTCTTTTTCGTGAACGGTGAGATCGAAAGAAGAGAGCAGCCTAATCCTTTCAGCCTCGACAGATACAATGGTAATGCCACCCGTGCAGAACTTGACAACCTTCGTAGCTTCCTGATCAACAATTACAATTATGATCCGGGAACATATGAGTCAAATGTAGAAGAGACTAACAGTGACAAGATTCTTGCTCGTCTTGATTGGAACATCAATCAGAATAACAAACTGAAGCTTCGTCACAGCTACACATACGGTGAAAACTATTCACCTTCTAACTCAAGCAACAGTAGCATTAATTTTGCTAATAGTGGAGTTTTCTTCCCTAGTACGACTAACTCTACTGCTCTTGAGCTTAACAGTACCTTCGGTAACTTCTCTAATAACCTTATCCTGGGTTACACAACTGTTCGTGATGACAGAGACCCAATCGGCGGAGATTTCCCTAACATCTTCTTCGATGATGAGAACGTAACAATTGGTAGTGAGCCTTTCTCTACTGGTAACCAGTTAGACCAGGACATCTTCACTATCACTGATAACTTTACCTGGTACAAAGGTAACCATACAGTTACTGTTGGTACTCACAACGAGTTCTACAGCATCTACAACCTGTTCATCCGCAGAGCTTATGGTAACTACACCTACTTCAGCATAGATGAATTCCTTGCAGGCGTAAGCCCCACAGAGTATCGTCGTCAGTACTCTCTTCTTGATGATGTGCCTGGTGATGGTTCTGCAGCAGGTGCTGAATTCAACGCCTTCCAGCTTGGATTCTACGTACAGGACGAATTTTATGCTACTGATCGTCTGAAACTGACAGGTGGTCTGCGTATGGACATTCCTGTGTTCAGTGATGAGCCTGTTGTTGATGAGAACTTTAACAACAATGTTCTTCCTGAGCTTGCCCAGTACTACGACCTGAACGGCGCACAGGCTGGTCAGCTTCCTTCTTCAAAAGTAATGTTCTCTCCCCGCTTAGGATTTAACTGGGATGTGAACGGCGACAGATCTACTCAGGTTAGAGGTGGCCTTGGTGTATTCACCAGCCGTCTTCCTTTCGTATGGCTGGGTGGTGCTTTCACCAACAGTGGTGTGATTCTGGGTGAAGTTCGCGAAAGAGGTGACTTCAACGGTGGCCGACGCGATCCTATTTCATTCCCTAACGGTGACCCGGTAGCTTTCCGTCCTGACGTTAATAATCAGTACACAAATGGTGATTTCGGCGGATCTGATGTTGCCGGTGGACAGATTGACCTTTTTGCTGAAGACTTCAAACTTCCGCAGGTATTCAGAGCTAGTGTCGCAGTAGATCAGCAACTTCCTGGTGGTATTATCGGTACCCTTGAGTTCCTTTACACTAAGACCATCAACAATGTTAATTACACCAACATTAACAAGCTGCCTCCTACGGAGCTCATGAACGGTGAAGATGACCGCCCTGTATACGGGGGTTCTATCACCGGTGAATATGAGGATGTGCTTCTTGCTACTAACACTAACCGCGGTTACACATACAACCTTACGGCTCAGTTGCAGAAGAACTTCGAGAGTGGTCTTTCACTGAATACTTCTTACACATTTGGTAGAGCAATGGCCCTTAACGATGGTACTTCTTCTCAGAACTCTTCTCAGTGGAGATACATGGAGAACGTCAATGGTCGTAACAGACTTGATCTTTCATACTCTGACTTCGACTTGGGTCACAGAGTTATCGCTGCTGCATCTTACAGCAAAGAGTATTTGAATAACTTCCGTTCTACTATCTCAATGTTCTACAATGGTCAGTCAGGGCAGCGTTACTCTTATATCTACGAAGGAAACGTAAATGGTGAAGACTTCAGCAGTGCTGACCTGATCTATGTGCCTTCTTCGCTTGAAGATTCTCGCCTGGTTGACATCCTTGACAGTGATGACAATGTAGTAGTTACTGCCGAAGAGCAGTGGCAAGCGCTTAACAAGTTCATCGATGGTGATGACTACCTAAGCTCAAGAAGAGGTCAGTATGCTGAAAGAAACGGAAGCAGACTTCCTTTCACTAACATCCTTGACCTTCGCTTCCTGCAGGACTTCTACATCGAACTACCTAATGGTAAGCGTAACACCCTTCAGTTTAGCGTGGATATCTTTAACTTCACTAACCTTCTTAACAAGGACTGGGGTACAAGATACTTCACCAGCAATGACAACTTTGAGCTAATCAGAGTAGTAAATGATGGTGAGGATGCTGAGTTCAACTACATCTATGATGGTGACCTGGACATCAAAAACGTTAGCGATAACGGTTCAAGTGCCTATGGCTCACGCTGGCAGATGCAGCTTGGTCTTCGCTACATCTTTAACTAA
- a CDS encoding alkaline phosphatase encodes MKSPTVGFAIWMAMIPYLAFAQAEKLQAGPMVGYSTMQEAGVWVQTDRPADVSIRYWSENDSTHLYQSSVISTNAAQAYTAHLIADSLQPGHRYRYLLYIDNIEIERPYKLSFTSQPLWQYRNDAPDFSFALGSCMYINQPEYDRPGKPYGRGYHIFNSILEKQPHFMLWLGDNVYLREADWNSRAGIYGRYTHDRSISELQPLLGSVHHYAIWDDHDYGPNNSDRSFWNKEITAEAFRRFWYNPNYGQSGGNDISGTFFWNDVQFFLLDDRWYRAPNSMEDKNKPLLGQNQMRWLKDALLFSQAPFKIIVMGGQVINPAQDGENYASYPSERQQLLDFIKEENIPGILFLSGDRHFTELSMLQHDSYPLYDLTVSPLTSGVVSPDEEQNTCRVKGTLISQQNFAVVQVSGRKGDRSLNITVYDDEGSTLWQKTINQNLLNKNETEGG; translated from the coding sequence ATGAAATCTCCTACGGTAGGTTTTGCTATATGGATGGCAATGATTCCGTATTTGGCTTTTGCACAGGCTGAAAAGCTTCAGGCAGGGCCTATGGTTGGCTATTCCACTATGCAGGAGGCCGGTGTTTGGGTACAGACTGACCGCCCTGCAGATGTAAGCATTAGGTACTGGTCTGAAAATGACTCCACGCACCTTTACCAATCCTCCGTTATATCCACTAATGCCGCTCAGGCATACACAGCTCACTTAATAGCAGATTCGTTACAGCCTGGCCATCGCTACCGTTACCTTCTTTATATCGATAATATAGAGATAGAACGCCCATATAAGCTATCATTTACCAGCCAACCCCTCTGGCAATATCGCAATGATGCCCCCGACTTCAGTTTTGCCCTGGGTAGCTGCATGTACATTAACCAGCCGGAATATGACAGACCTGGTAAACCCTACGGCCGGGGTTATCATATATTCAATAGCATTCTTGAAAAGCAGCCCCACTTCATGTTGTGGCTTGGTGATAACGTATACCTGAGAGAGGCCGATTGGAACAGCCGGGCCGGCATTTACGGTCGCTATACCCACGACCGCTCTATTTCCGAATTGCAGCCCTTGCTTGGCTCAGTACATCACTACGCTATTTGGGATGATCATGATTATGGTCCCAACAATTCAGACAGAAGCTTTTGGAATAAAGAAATTACTGCCGAAGCATTTCGCCGGTTCTGGTATAATCCCAATTACGGACAGTCCGGTGGTAACGATATAAGCGGAACGTTTTTCTGGAATGACGTGCAGTTTTTTTTGCTGGACGACCGCTGGTACCGTGCCCCCAATAGCATGGAAGATAAAAATAAGCCCCTGTTAGGTCAAAATCAGATGCGCTGGTTAAAGGACGCTTTACTTTTTAGCCAGGCTCCATTTAAGATAATCGTAATGGGCGGACAGGTAATTAATCCTGCACAGGATGGTGAAAATTATGCATCATACCCCTCTGAAAGGCAGCAGCTGCTGGACTTTATAAAAGAGGAGAATATCCCCGGCATATTATTTCTCAGTGGTGACCGTCATTTTACAGAACTCTCCATGCTTCAGCACGATAGCTACCCCTTGTACGATCTTACCGTGAGCCCGCTTACATCAGGAGTTGTTTCACCTGATGAAGAACAGAATACCTGCAGAGTAAAAGGAACCCTTATTAGCCAACAAAATTTTGCTGTAGTACAAGTGTCTGGAAGAAAGGGGGATAGATCGCTAAATATCACCGTGTACGATGATGAGGGAAGTACACTATGGCAAAAAACCATAAATCAAAATCTCCTTAATAAGAATGAAACTGAGGGTGGTTGA